Proteins from a genomic interval of Rosa chinensis cultivar Old Blush chromosome 2, RchiOBHm-V2, whole genome shotgun sequence:
- the LOC112185576 gene encoding ras-related protein RABB1b, whose amino-acid sequence MRRAKPKDQPKQAQKSSDTHHSSCSSFFDTTSSRLRPAMSYDYLFKYIIIGDTGVGKSCLLLQFTDKRFQPVHDLTIGVEFGARMVTIETRPIKLQIWDTAGQESFRSITRSYYRGAAGALLVYDITRRETFNHLASWLEDARQHANPNMTIMLVGNKCDLAHRRAVSKEEGEQFAKENGLLFLEASARTAQNVEEAFIKTAGKILQNIQDGVFDVSNESSGIKVGYGRPQGSAGARDGAVAQRSGCCS is encoded by the exons atgagGCGGGCAAAGCCAAAAGACCAACCAAAGCAAGCGCAGAAGAGCAGCGACACACACCATTCTTCTTGCTCCTCCTTCTTCGATACGACGTCGTCTCGTCTCAGGCCAGCCATGTCTTACGACTACCTCTTCAAGTACATCATCATCGGCGACACAG GTGTAGGGAAATCGTGCCTGCTCCTGCAATTCACGGACAAGCGCTTCCAGCCTGTGCATGATCTCACCATTGGCGTCGAGTTCGGAGCTCGCATGGTCACAATTGAAACCCGGCCCATCAAGCTACAGATTTGGGACACC GCTGGGCAAGAGTCTTTCAGGTCCATTACTAGATCTTACTACAGAGGAGCGGCTGGGGCACTGCTGGTTTATGACATAACCAG GAGGGAGACATTTAATCATCTGGCAAGCTGGCTAGAGGATGCCCGGCAGCATGCAAATCCCAACATGACAATCATGCTCGTTGGGAACAAGTGTGATCTTGCTCATAGAAGGGCTGTCAGTAAAGAGGAAGGGGAGCAATTTGCAAAGGAGAATGGTCTTTTATTCTTGGAGGCGTCTGCGAGAACTGCTCAAAATGTTGAGGAG GCCTTCATAAAGACTGCTGGAAAGATTCTTCAGAATATCCAGGATGGTGTGTTTGATGTATCAAATGAG TCATCTGGTATCAAGGTTGGATATGGACGCCCCCAAGGTTCAGCAGGCGCAAGAGATGGAGCTGTTGCTCAGAGAAGTGGATGTTGCAGCTGA
- the LOC112185575 gene encoding proteasome subunit beta type-7-B produces the protein MAKSIIDVPPKGGFSFDLCKRNAMLSKNAVQLPPFTKTGTTIVGLIFQDGVILGADTRATSGSIVCDKNCEKIHYMAPNIYCCGAGTAADTEAVTDMVSSQLQLHRYHTGRESRVVTALTYLKRHLFSYQGHVSAALVLGGVDFTGPHLHTIYPHGSTDTLPYATMGSGSLAAMAIFESKYKEGLTRDEGVQLVTEAICSGIFNDLGSGSNVDICVITKGNKEFLRNHLQPNPRTYVSPKEYSFTKKTEVLLTKITPLKEKVEVIEVGGDAMEE, from the exons ATGGCTAAATCAATCATTGATGTTCCTCCCAAGGGTGGATTTAGCTTTGATCTATGTAAAAGAAATGCTATGCTTTCGAAGAACGCGGTTCAGCTACCCCCGTTTACCAAGACAGGAACCACCATTGTTGGGTTAATTTTTCAG GATGGTGTCATTCTTGGAGCTGATACCAGGGCCACCTCAGGGTCAATTGTGTGTGATAAAAACTGTGAGAAAATTCATTACATGGCACCAAACATATATTGCTGTGGGGCAGGAACTGCTGCTGATACTGAGGCAGTGACAG ACATGGTCAGCTCACAGCTGCAATTGCACCGTTACCACACTGGTAGGGAATCAAGGGTTGTGACTGCCCTCACCTATCTCAAAAGACATCTTTTCAG TTACCAAGGTCATGTCTCGGCTGCATTGGTGCTTGGAGGTGTTGATTTCACCGGCCCTCATTTGCACACT ATTTATCCACATGGGTCGACTGACACACTCCCTTATGCTACTATGGGTTCCGGCTCACTTGCTGCAATGGCCATCTTCGAGTCCAAGTACAAAGAAGGCCTGACT AGAGATGAAGGGGTACAGCTTGTTACAGAGGCTATTTGCTCTGGTATATTCAATGATTTGGGAAGTGGTAGCAATGTTGATATCTGTGTAATAACCAAG GGCAACAAAGAATTCCTGCGGAACCATTTGCAGCCTAATCCTCGAACCTATGTCAGCCCCAAAGAATACTCATTCACCAAGAAGACCG AGGTTCTGTTAACCAAGATAACACCATTGAAGGAGAAGGTAGAAGTTATAGAAGTAGGAGGAGACGCCATGGAAGAATAA
- the LOC112185308 gene encoding uncharacterized protein LOC112185308, translating to MRCKNQKATSEGLWRRTSFPSDCSSKRVQDNCTSHRRIDDVRLPAIVESSTLLEERDIWVKFSHIKQQLSNNYDRNREYEALISESLSSMGVPQDENLTAVHILFQAVEATGDPELPVVLAVWDITYLGRGGGGGGGGCKPYSIPASRSSIQGLEQVTLDSDIITYSPSCAICLEDFDLLYQQEPITGLPCRHHFHVHCIVQCL from the exons ATGCGGTGCAAAAACCAGAAGGCAACCTCAGAGGGTCTTTGGAGGAGGACAAGCTTCCCATCAGATTGCAGTTCTAAAAGAGTACAAGACAATTGCACATCGCACCGTAGGATAGATGATGTTCGCTTACCAGCTATTGTCGAAAGCTCTACTTTACTAGAGGAAAGAGATATTTGGGTAAAGTTTTCTCATATCAAGCAGCAATTATCCAACAACTACGACAGAAATagggagtatgaagcgctcatctCCGAGTCTCTTTCGAGTATGGGTGTGCCCCAAGATGAGAATCTTACTGCTGTTCACATCCTATTCCAGGCGGTTGAGGCCACCGGCGACCCTGAGCTCCCTGTTGTACTGGCTGTGTGGGACATCACTTACCTTGgtagaggtggaggtggaggtggaggtggatgTAAGCCCTATTCGATTCCTGCGAGTAGATCATCAATCCAGGGTTTGGAGCAAGTGACACTCGATAGTGATATTATCACATACTCGCCCTCCTGTGCTATTTGTTTGGAGGATTTTGATCTTCTTTATCAACAAGAACCGATAActgg GTTGCCCTGCCGACACCATTTTCATGTACATTGCATTGTTCAGTGCCTGTAG